A section of the Apium graveolens cultivar Ventura unplaced genomic scaffold, ASM990537v1 ctg4308, whole genome shotgun sequence genome encodes:
- the LOC141701725 gene encoding DNA repair protein XRCC3 homolog — NLGCPVLDQYLAGGVPCGSITELSGESGSGKTQIALQLLLSAQLPLSLGGLASSSLYLHSEPPYPFRRFEQLSKAFYLSYPQLFDSVQCVRNNVLVQELDSADHLFDVVFKLDSALAKESRKTMPIKVLVIDSIAALFRSEFDNNPFDLKRRANLFFKISSTLKFVAKKYGVAVLVTNQVVDVMRSGDLNGLRIGNYDSLYSSGRRVCPALGISWANCVNSRLFLSMNEEVVGNVAGEGDDNTLCRRTKREMHVVFAPHLPSSSCEYVIYREGVFGVRGQIEISVFGTSLNSDASKNPTFLLCDKEYSCGNV, encoded by the coding sequence AATTTGGGTTGTCCAGTTCTTGATCAATATCTCGCCGGCGGCGTGCCATGTGGGTCCATCACCGAACTTTCCGGCGAAAGTGGGTCCGGAAAGACCCAAATAGCCCTCCAACTCCTCCTCTCTGCTCAGCTTCCACTTTCACTCGGTGGCCTTGCATCATCCTCTTTGTATCTCCATTCTGAACCCCCTTATCCTTTTCGTCGTTTTGAGCAATTATCGAAAGCCTTTTACTTATCGTACCCTCAACTATTTGATTCTGTTCAATGTGTGCGTAATAATGTTCTTGTTCAGGAATTAGATTCTGCAGATCACCTGTTTGATGTTGTGTTTAAGCTAGATTCTGCATTGGCGAAGGAGTCTCGTAAAACGATGCCGATTAAGGTACTTGTCATTGATTCAATAGCGGCGTTGTTTAGGTCTGAATTTGATAATAACCCATTTGATCTTAAGAGGAGGGCAAATTTGTTTTTCAAGATTTCGTCCACTTTGAAATTTGTGGCGAAGAAATATGGGGTTGCTGTTTTGGTGACGAATCAGGTGGTCGATGTCATGCGATCGGGGGATTTGAATGGATTGAGGATTGGGAATTATGACAGTTTGTATAGTTCGGGACGGAGGGTTTGTCCTGCTTTGGGGATATCGTGGGCTAATTGTGTTAACTCAAGGTTGTTTTTGTCTATGAATGAGGAAGTAGTTGGTAATGTCGCGGGTGAGGGTGATGATAATACATTGTGTAGAAGAACGAAGAGGGAAATGCATGTTGTTTTTGCACCACATTTGCCTAGTTCATCTTGTGAGTATGTTATATATAGGGAAGGTGTTTTTGGTGTGCGTGGACAGATAGAAATCTCAGTTTTCGGTACAAGTTTAAATTCAGATGCTAGTAAAAATCCCACTTTTTTGTTGTGTGATAAAGAGTACAGTTGTGGAAATGTGTGA